A DNA window from Carnobacterium funditum DSM 5970 contains the following coding sequences:
- a CDS encoding type II toxin-antitoxin system PemK/MazF family toxin, with product MVRRGEIYYADLSPVVGSEQGGMRPVLIIQNNVGNHYSPTVIVAAITAKIQKAKMPTHVEISAEEFALEKDSVVLLEQIRTIDKQRLKEKVTQLNQEVMEKIDEALEISVGLSKTV from the coding sequence ATGGTAAGACGGGGAGAAATTTATTATGCTGATTTATCGCCTGTAGTAGGATCAGAACAAGGTGGTATGCGCCCAGTGTTGATTATACAAAACAATGTGGGAAATCATTACAGTCCAACGGTAATTGTAGCAGCGATAACAGCAAAAATTCAAAAGGCAAAAATGCCTACCCATGTAGAAATTTCGGCAGAGGAATTTGCTTTAGAAAAAGACTCTGTAGTCTTGTTGGAGCAAATTCGAACTATCGATAAACAACGGCTAAAAGAAAAAGTAACACAGTTAAATCAAGAGGTAATGGAAAAAATCGATGAAGCTTTAGAAATTAGTGTAGGCTTATCTAAAACAGTTTAA
- the alr gene encoding alanine racemase: MVSGIHRKTVAYIDKKAITANVQQEIQRLDKKAVLYAVVKANGYGHGAIEVARAAKKGGAAGFCVAILDEALELREAGFTEPILILGLVDVAYAELLALNKLSVTISSLAWLEQAREIIKTSKCNQKLAIHVALDTGMGRIGIRTIQELREMEQWLDKNELIYFEGIFTHFATADSSDEKQFEQQAEKFNTLVNSLHRKPPFVHTANSATALWHKSCSSNLIRFGIAMYGLNPSGGALPEPYKLIPAMKISSEVNYIKQMQQGDTIGYGATYSAKEGEWVGTVPIGYGDGWRRDLQGQDVLVDGKRCEIIGRICMDQCMIRLPYEVEEGTEVILVGQSQNQSITLQDIANHLHTIHYEVACGLAARIPRKYV, encoded by the coding sequence TTGGTTTCCGGAATACATCGAAAAACAGTGGCTTATATTGATAAAAAAGCTATCACTGCTAATGTGCAACAAGAGATACAAAGATTAGATAAAAAAGCTGTTCTTTATGCAGTGGTTAAAGCTAATGGATATGGGCATGGTGCCATAGAAGTTGCGAGAGCTGCAAAAAAAGGTGGGGCAGCAGGTTTTTGTGTTGCTATTTTAGACGAAGCATTAGAATTAAGAGAAGCGGGATTTACTGAACCTATTTTAATTTTAGGATTAGTAGATGTAGCTTATGCAGAGTTATTAGCGCTAAACAAACTTAGTGTAACGATCAGTAGTTTAGCATGGCTTGAACAAGCTCGTGAGATAATAAAGACTAGCAAATGTAATCAGAAGTTGGCAATCCACGTCGCTTTAGATACTGGAATGGGACGTATCGGAATTAGAACAATACAAGAATTACGAGAGATGGAACAATGGCTTGATAAAAATGAACTTATTTATTTTGAAGGCATTTTTACTCATTTTGCTACTGCAGACAGTTCAGATGAAAAACAATTTGAACAACAAGCTGAAAAGTTTAATACTTTAGTAAATAGCTTGCACCGAAAACCACCGTTTGTACACACCGCTAATAGCGCAACAGCACTTTGGCATAAATCATGTTCTTCAAATCTTATACGTTTTGGTATTGCAATGTATGGTCTAAATCCATCCGGAGGAGCTTTGCCAGAACCTTACAAATTAATACCAGCTATGAAAATCAGCAGTGAAGTTAATTACATCAAACAAATGCAACAAGGAGATACTATTGGATACGGAGCAACATACTCGGCGAAAGAAGGCGAATGGGTCGGAACTGTTCCGATAGGTTATGGAGACGGTTGGCGTCGAGACTTACAAGGGCAGGATGTTCTTGTGGATGGAAAAAGATGTGAGATAATAGGAAGAATTTGTATGGATCAGTGTATGATTCGTCTTCCTTATGAGGTTGAAGAGGGAACAGAAGTTATCCTCGTGGGGCAAAGTCAAAATCAAAGCATTACTCTGCAAGATATCGCTAATCATCTACATACCATTCATTATGAAGTTGCTTGTGGCCTAGCTGCACGTATCCCCAGAAAATATGTTTAA
- the acpS gene encoding holo-ACP synthase produces MIVGIGLDVIEIDRIEHAVKKRKTFSNRVLTQAEWAIFNELKGSRQIEFLAGRYAAKEAFSKAFGTGIGKLGFHDLEILPNEKGKPILTKSPFNGNVFLSITHTNTIAAAQVILEQNEE; encoded by the coding sequence ATGATTGTAGGAATAGGATTAGATGTAATTGAAATAGATCGGATTGAACACGCTGTTAAGAAAAGAAAAACATTTTCAAATCGAGTGTTGACTCAAGCTGAATGGGCTATATTTAATGAACTGAAAGGTTCGCGTCAAATAGAATTTCTAGCTGGGCGTTATGCAGCGAAAGAAGCTTTTTCAAAAGCATTTGGAACGGGCATCGGCAAGTTGGGATTTCATGATTTAGAGATACTGCCTAACGAAAAAGGCAAGCCTATACTAACGAAAAGTCCGTTTAATGGGAATGTGTTTCTTTCAATTACGCATACAAATACAATTGCTGCTGCCCAAGTAATTTTAGAGCAAAATGAAGAGTAA
- a CDS encoding DEAD/DEAH box helicase, with protein MKFSELGLAPELLKSVERLGFEEATPIQAQTIPLALEGKDVIGQAQTGTGKTAAFGLPMLQKIDVNNRAVQGLVIAPTRELAIQTQEELFRLSRDKKVRVQVVYGGADISRQIRALKDAPHIVVGTPGRLLDHIKRKTLKLNHVETLVLDEGDEMLNMGFIDDIETIIHEVPAEHQTLLFSATMPAPIKRIGVRYMKTPEHVSIKATTLSDSLIEQFFVRCKDFEKFDIMTRLFDVQTPDLTIIFGRTKRRVDEIAKGLEMRGYRAEGIHGDLSQQKRMSVLKAFKTGKIDILVATDVAARGLDISGVTHVYNYDIPQDPESYVHRIGRTGRAGNEGVSVSFITPNEMGYLRVIEDLTKKEMTPLRPPTNAEAFEGQIKASMEEASSIIDANGLELYGKAAAQLLETYTAEDIAASFLKSVSKDAAAVPVKITPERPLPSRGGSKGGGNKGGSSRGGYKGKSSGGGYRGNRSGGKPGERRGGSGSGSGSGSGSGHSADKKRGSNDSRRSKPASDRRQGGGDRNFTIRNKD; from the coding sequence TTGAAATTTTCAGAATTAGGTTTAGCACCAGAATTATTAAAATCAGTAGAACGTTTAGGCTTTGAGGAAGCAACTCCGATTCAAGCACAAACGATTCCATTAGCACTTGAAGGAAAAGACGTTATCGGGCAAGCACAAACAGGGACAGGTAAAACAGCAGCTTTTGGTTTACCAATGTTACAAAAAATTGATGTGAATAATCGTGCAGTTCAAGGTTTGGTTATTGCACCAACACGTGAATTGGCTATTCAAACACAAGAAGAGTTATTCCGTTTAAGCCGTGACAAAAAAGTTCGTGTCCAAGTTGTTTATGGTGGAGCTGATATTAGTCGCCAAATCCGCGCGTTAAAAGATGCACCACACATTGTTGTAGGTACACCTGGGCGTTTATTAGACCACATAAAACGTAAAACATTAAAACTAAATCATGTTGAAACATTAGTTTTAGATGAAGGCGATGAAATGCTAAATATGGGCTTTATTGATGATATCGAAACAATCATTCATGAAGTTCCAGCAGAACATCAAACATTGTTATTCTCAGCAACGATGCCAGCTCCTATCAAGCGTATCGGAGTAAGATATATGAAGACACCAGAACACGTTAGTATCAAAGCTACAACGTTATCTGATAGCTTAATTGAACAATTCTTTGTTCGTTGCAAAGATTTCGAAAAATTTGATATTATGACACGTTTGTTTGATGTTCAAACACCTGACTTAACGATTATTTTTGGACGTACCAAACGTCGTGTTGATGAGATAGCTAAAGGTTTAGAAATGCGCGGATACCGTGCTGAAGGAATTCATGGCGATCTTTCTCAACAAAAACGAATGAGCGTTTTAAAAGCTTTTAAAACAGGTAAAATAGATATTCTAGTAGCAACTGACGTAGCTGCACGTGGATTGGATATTTCAGGAGTAACGCATGTTTATAACTATGATATTCCTCAAGATCCAGAAAGCTATGTTCACCGTATCGGCCGTACTGGTCGTGCAGGTAATGAAGGAGTTTCAGTTTCTTTCATAACACCAAACGAAATGGGCTATTTACGTGTCATTGAAGACTTAACGAAAAAAGAAATGACACCTCTACGTCCACCAACAAATGCTGAAGCTTTTGAAGGGCAAATCAAAGCATCTATGGAAGAAGCAAGTTCTATCATTGATGCTAATGGATTAGAGCTTTATGGAAAAGCAGCAGCTCAATTACTAGAAACTTATACAGCTGAAGACATAGCGGCCTCTTTCTTGAAGAGTGTTTCTAAAGATGCAGCTGCAGTGCCAGTCAAGATTACACCAGAACGTCCATTACCAAGTCGTGGCGGAAGCAAAGGCGGCGGAAATAAAGGTGGTTCATCACGTGGTGGTTACAAAGGGAAATCTAGTGGCGGTGGATACCGTGGCAATCGTAGTGGTGGAAAACCAGGCGAACGTCGTGGTGGATCAGGATCTGGTTCAGGATCAGGATCAGGATCTGGTCATAGTGCAGATAAGAAACGTGGCAGTAACGACAGTCGTCGTAGCAAACCAGCTTCTGACAGACGTCAAGGCGGCGGAGACCGTAATTTTACTATCCGTAATAAAGACTAA
- a CDS encoding Bax inhibitor-1/YccA family protein, whose translation MNTQRKDVTNDFIEQPTMARFFASVYGYMTLGLAISGTTAFYASQSPFILDLVYGSPFGMIGLFIAEIFLVSKLAANGMKMRSASASLVGFIAFALLNGITLASIFLIYELGSIGAAFLMAAGTFAGMSLVGFFTKRDMSTLGGQLRGALIGLIVATLVNGLFLRSGPADFVLSIITVLIFVGFTAYDTHKLKQIYIQFNGEHSLGAVAISGALSLYLDFINIFLGLLRIFGNRRA comes from the coding sequence TTGAATACGCAAAGAAAAGACGTTACAAATGATTTTATTGAGCAACCTACAATGGCCAGGTTTTTTGCTTCAGTTTATGGCTATATGACTTTAGGGTTGGCTATTTCAGGTACAACCGCATTTTATGCTTCTCAAAGTCCATTTATATTAGATTTAGTTTACGGAAGTCCGTTTGGGATGATTGGTTTATTTATTGCTGAAATATTTTTAGTATCTAAACTTGCAGCAAATGGCATGAAAATGAGATCAGCTAGTGCTTCTTTAGTTGGATTTATTGCTTTCGCGTTATTAAATGGAATTACATTGGCAAGTATTTTTTTAATCTATGAATTAGGAAGTATTGGAGCAGCATTCTTAATGGCTGCTGGAACTTTCGCTGGAATGAGCTTGGTTGGTTTCTTTACTAAACGTGATATGTCGACTCTAGGCGGACAATTAAGAGGAGCCTTAATTGGTTTGATTGTTGCTACATTGGTAAATGGCTTATTTCTGCGTAGTGGTCCTGCAGATTTTGTTTTATCTATTATTACAGTTTTGATTTTTGTTGGTTTTACTGCATACGATACCCACAAATTAAAACAAATTTACATCCAATTTAACGGGGAACATTCTTTAGGAGCAGTAGCGATCAGTGGAGCATTGAGTTTATATCTAGATTTTATTAATATTTTTCTCGGTTTATTGCGTATTTTTGGAAATAGACGCGCTTAA
- a CDS encoding UDP-N-acetylmuramoyl-tripeptide--D-alanyl-D-alanine ligase — MFALTAKEIATAVHAQNIEDAWEMIEINTVGFDSRKIKAHSLFVPLISENDGHDFITQAIDNGALATFWSNPLQDAPTSIPVIQVEDTLKALQDLAEYYLNKIHPKVIGITGSNGKTTTKDMVEAIVSSQYRVHKTQGNFNNHIGLPITILEMPQDTEVIILEMGMSHAGEIKLLSDLAKPDIAIITMIGESHIEHLGSRARIADAKMEIVSGLKENGLLIIPGNEPLLVERASSLKKEQLKTFGPSPTNDSYSIQITSEMRETTFTTNLNPAVLIKLPVTGTYNVANALAALSSGLALDIPIEKAAQKLATFQLTENRTEWLAGINNSALLNDAYNANPTAMKAVLNNFSQLRNEGRKIVVLGDMLELGEQTNELHLSIKKVLSVDEIDQVILYGTHMKILYEALKSDFDKERLHHFDGDKKAMIAFLKELIQPKDYVLVKSSFGTDLLSVIKALRVTTD, encoded by the coding sequence ATGTTTGCATTAACGGCAAAAGAAATTGCAACAGCTGTGCATGCTCAGAATATAGAAGATGCATGGGAAATGATTGAAATTAACACGGTAGGATTTGATTCGAGAAAAATAAAGGCTCATTCCTTATTTGTTCCGCTGATTAGTGAGAATGATGGGCATGATTTTATTACACAAGCTATTGATAATGGGGCGTTGGCAACTTTTTGGAGCAATCCACTACAAGATGCGCCAACGAGTATCCCGGTTATCCAAGTTGAAGACACATTAAAAGCCCTTCAAGATTTAGCTGAATATTATCTGAATAAAATACACCCTAAAGTGATTGGCATTACAGGTAGCAATGGCAAGACCACAACTAAAGATATGGTAGAAGCAATAGTGTCTAGTCAGTACCGAGTCCACAAAACACAAGGGAACTTTAATAATCATATCGGATTACCAATTACTATTTTAGAGATGCCTCAAGATACAGAAGTTATTATTTTAGAAATGGGAATGAGCCATGCGGGTGAGATAAAGTTGCTCTCTGATTTAGCTAAGCCAGACATTGCTATCATTACAATGATTGGGGAGTCGCATATCGAACATCTTGGCTCCCGTGCTAGAATTGCAGACGCAAAGATGGAAATTGTTTCTGGACTAAAGGAAAATGGACTATTAATCATTCCGGGAAATGAACCACTTCTAGTAGAAAGAGCGAGTTCTCTAAAAAAAGAACAGCTTAAAACATTTGGGCCTTCACCGACAAATGATAGTTACTCGATCCAAATAACATCTGAAATGAGAGAAACGACATTTACAACTAATTTAAATCCAGCTGTTTTAATTAAATTACCTGTAACAGGAACTTACAATGTTGCTAATGCACTAGCTGCACTAAGTAGTGGATTGGCACTAGATATCCCGATTGAAAAAGCTGCTCAAAAACTAGCGACATTTCAGTTGACAGAAAATCGCACGGAATGGTTAGCTGGCATTAACAATAGTGCATTGTTGAATGATGCCTATAATGCAAATCCTACAGCAATGAAAGCTGTATTAAATAATTTTAGCCAATTGAGAAATGAAGGCAGAAAAATCGTTGTATTAGGTGATATGTTAGAATTAGGCGAGCAAACAAATGAATTGCATTTAAGTATAAAAAAAGTATTATCAGTAGATGAGATTGATCAAGTTATTTTATACGGCACACATATGAAAATTTTATATGAGGCTTTAAAATCGGACTTTGATAAGGAGCGACTGCATCATTTTGACGGAGATAAAAAGGCGATGATTGCCTTTTTAAAAGAACTCATTCAACCAAAAGATTATGTACTCGTGAAATCTAGTTTTGGGACAGATTTATTATCGGTAATTAAAGCATTACGAGTAACGACAGACTAG
- a CDS encoding D-alanine--D-alanine ligase: MKIFLIYGGKSAEHDISILTAYSIIKEVYYDYYEVEPVYITRDGEWIKGAVVNQTETIQFSEALRLTSSEETFFSIEEGIPSKGKIIKPSELKEEEAVIFPVLHGPNGEDGTVQGLFEVIGMPYVGAGVLASACGMDKIISKQLFQQAGLPQVPYVPIHKGDWLTNADEVFKKCEGTLVYPMYVKPANLGSSVGISKAETRTELEIAINLALQYDRRVVVEQGIEAREIEVAILGNDDIHTSVPGELIKESAFYDFDAKYINNKVTLQIPARVSEEVEKQLRSYSIRAFQAIDGSGLSRCDFFVTGNDEIFINELNTMPGFTQFSMYPLLWRHTGLNYGDLVEELIQLALKRFKESLKFEQTDRV, from the coding sequence ATGAAAATCTTTCTAATATACGGAGGAAAAAGTGCTGAACACGATATCTCGATATTAACAGCCTACTCCATTATCAAAGAAGTCTATTATGATTATTATGAAGTTGAACCAGTTTATATTACAAGAGATGGAGAATGGATAAAAGGCGCAGTCGTTAACCAGACAGAAACCATTCAATTTTCTGAAGCTTTACGTTTGACAAGTTCCGAAGAAACTTTTTTTTCTATTGAAGAAGGAATACCTTCTAAAGGGAAAATTATTAAACCGTCGGAATTAAAAGAAGAAGAGGCTGTCATTTTCCCTGTACTGCATGGCCCAAATGGTGAAGATGGGACAGTTCAAGGTCTGTTTGAAGTTATTGGCATGCCATATGTTGGAGCTGGAGTGTTAGCTAGCGCATGTGGAATGGATAAAATAATAAGTAAACAACTTTTCCAACAGGCAGGATTACCTCAAGTTCCTTATGTTCCTATTCACAAAGGAGATTGGTTAACAAATGCTGATGAAGTATTTAAAAAATGCGAAGGAACATTAGTTTATCCTATGTATGTAAAACCAGCTAACCTCGGTTCAAGTGTTGGAATTAGCAAAGCCGAAACACGTACGGAATTGGAAATAGCTATCAATCTAGCTTTGCAATATGATCGTCGTGTAGTTGTAGAACAAGGAATTGAAGCGCGAGAAATTGAGGTAGCTATTCTAGGAAATGATGATATTCATACATCTGTTCCAGGAGAATTAATAAAAGAGAGTGCTTTTTATGATTTTGATGCTAAGTACATCAATAACAAAGTAACATTGCAAATACCTGCTCGAGTTTCGGAGGAAGTAGAAAAACAATTGCGTTCTTATTCTATCCGGGCATTTCAAGCTATTGATGGAAGTGGGTTAAGTCGATGTGATTTCTTTGTAACTGGAAATGACGAAATTTTTATTAATGAATTGAACACTATGCCAGGATTTACCCAGTTTAGTATGTATCCCTTACTCTGGAGACACACTGGTCTAAACTACGGTGACTTAGTTGAAGAGCTCATTCAATTAGCGTTAAAAAGATTTAAAGAATCACTGAAATTTGAACAGACTGATCGGGTTTAA
- the htpX gene encoding zinc metalloprotease HtpX has translation MLFEQIEQNKRKTVVLMLGFFLLVLVIGGAVGYLNFNSAVNGVIMAAVIALMYMALMVANSTKVVMKLNKGKELTQKQDYPLLWNVVEELSLVARVPMPKIYVIDDQSPNAFASGNSPDKASVAVTTGLMERLNREEIEGVIAHEISHIRNFDIRLSTIALALTAVVALLANIGTRMLWFGGGRRRSSKNDNNGLILMVISIMLLVLAPLAATMAQLALSRNREYLADASAIELTRNPYGLISALKKISTSPPMEKADPTSAALYIENPFKNKEKQSFMSTHPSTESRIERLEKM, from the coding sequence GTGCTATTTGAACAGATTGAACAGAATAAGCGTAAAACAGTCGTATTAATGCTTGGTTTTTTTCTTTTGGTATTAGTTATTGGGGGGGCAGTGGGCTATTTGAATTTTAATAGCGCTGTAAACGGGGTGATTATGGCTGCGGTTATTGCTTTAATGTATATGGCTTTGATGGTTGCTAATTCAACAAAAGTAGTAATGAAGTTGAACAAAGGAAAAGAGCTTACGCAAAAGCAAGACTATCCGCTCTTATGGAATGTAGTAGAAGAACTTTCCTTAGTTGCTAGAGTCCCGATGCCTAAAATTTATGTCATTGATGACCAAAGTCCTAATGCGTTCGCTTCAGGTAATTCCCCAGATAAGGCGTCAGTTGCCGTGACAACTGGACTGATGGAAAGATTGAACCGCGAAGAAATCGAAGGCGTAATAGCTCATGAGATATCTCATATTCGTAATTTTGATATCCGTTTATCTACTATTGCGTTAGCTTTAACAGCTGTGGTCGCATTATTGGCTAATATCGGAACCCGCATGTTATGGTTTGGTGGAGGACGACGGAGAAGTAGTAAAAATGACAATAATGGCCTTATTTTAATGGTGATTTCTATTATGCTTCTCGTACTTGCTCCACTAGCAGCGACAATGGCGCAATTAGCTTTATCAAGGAACAGAGAATACCTAGCTGATGCTTCAGCAATAGAATTGACACGGAATCCTTACGGGTTAATCTCCGCGTTAAAAAAAATATCCACTAGTCCTCCAATGGAAAAAGCAGATCCAACTAGCGCCGCATTATATATAGAAAATCCTTTTAAGAATAAAGAGAAACAGTCATTTATGTCAACACATCCCTCAACAGAATCGAGAATTGAGCGGTTAGAAAAAATGTAA
- a CDS encoding LemA family protein: MIGITLGIIIVIFLISYIAIYNNLVKARMWVKEAWSQIDVQLKRRNDLIPNLVETVKGYAKHEQETFEKVIQMRNQLTQVPTENREEQMQISNQLSDTLKTIFALSESYPDLKANQNFIQLQEELTSTENKIAYARQLYNSSVATFNIKLQSFPSNIVANMHGFKSEALLETPVEEKNVPKVSF, from the coding sequence ATGATAGGGATAACATTGGGGATAATCATAGTCATATTTTTAATTTCATATATTGCGATTTACAATAACTTGGTTAAAGCGAGAATGTGGGTTAAGGAAGCTTGGAGCCAGATAGATGTTCAATTAAAAAGACGTAATGATTTGATTCCAAACCTAGTAGAGACAGTCAAAGGATATGCTAAGCATGAACAAGAAACCTTTGAAAAAGTTATCCAAATGCGTAATCAGTTGACACAAGTGCCAACAGAAAATCGCGAAGAGCAAATGCAAATCTCTAATCAGTTATCGGACACGTTAAAGACCATATTTGCGTTAAGTGAAAGTTACCCAGATTTAAAAGCTAATCAAAATTTTATTCAGTTACAAGAAGAATTAACTTCTACAGAAAATAAAATTGCTTATGCTCGCCAATTATATAATTCCAGTGTGGCAACGTTTAATATCAAGTTGCAATCCTTCCCAAGTAATATCGTAGCCAATATGCATGGATTTAAATCAGAAGCCTTATTAGAAACGCCTGTCGAAGAGAAAAATGTGCCGAAAGTTTCTTTTTAA
- a CDS encoding type B 50S ribosomal protein L31 yields the protein MKKEIHPTYKEVVFMDTTTGFKFLSGSTKHSSETVEWEDGNTYPLIRVETTSDSHPFYTGRQKFTQADGRVDRFNKKYGLADANAAEE from the coding sequence ATGAAAAAAGAAATTCATCCAACTTATAAAGAAGTTGTATTTATGGATACTACTACAGGATTTAAATTCTTGTCTGGTTCTACAAAACATTCAAGTGAAACAGTTGAGTGGGAAGATGGCAACACTTATCCGTTAATCCGTGTTGAAACAACATCTGATTCACATCCATTCTATACTGGTCGTCAAAAATTTACACAAGCAGACGGACGTGTCGACCGTTTCAACAAAAAATATGGTTTGGCAGATGCAAACGCAGCCGAAGAATAA
- the rho gene encoding transcription termination factor Rho, whose amino-acid sequence MSEILTVEQLEEKTLKEIYTYAKELKIPYYSQMNKKELSLSVIRAQEEKQGFFMAEGVLDVMAQQDFGFLRPINYTSSKEDIYISASQIKRFGLRNGDKVTGKARPPKPSERYYGLMHVSKVNGSNPEDAKERSHFPALTPLYPDRQIKLETEPAKISTRMIDIVAPVGFGQRGLIVAPPKAGKTTLLKAIANGIAENYPEAELIVLLIDERPEEVTDIERSVKGEVVSSTFDQQPQNHVRVAELVLERAMRLVEDKQDVIILMDSITRLARAYNLVIPASGRTLSGGIDPAALYRPKKFFGAARNIEEGGSLTILATALVETGSRMDDIIYEEFKGTGNSELHLSRELSERRIFPAIDVKKSSTRKEELLLNKIHLDEIWKLRHAMISDSLELTDQFIKALRNSGNNQQFFESFSEKTFNQPKNNRNIRR is encoded by the coding sequence ATGAGTGAAATATTAACAGTTGAACAACTAGAAGAAAAAACGTTAAAAGAAATTTATACCTATGCTAAAGAATTGAAAATTCCTTATTATAGCCAAATGAATAAAAAAGAATTATCTTTGTCGGTCATACGAGCACAAGAAGAAAAGCAAGGCTTTTTTATGGCTGAAGGCGTATTAGATGTTATGGCACAACAAGACTTTGGATTTTTAAGGCCCATCAATTATACATCCAGTAAAGAAGATATTTATATTTCTGCTTCTCAAATTAAGCGGTTTGGATTGCGTAATGGCGATAAAGTGACGGGAAAAGCTAGGCCACCAAAGCCGTCTGAACGGTACTATGGTCTGATGCATGTAAGTAAAGTAAATGGGAGCAATCCAGAAGATGCTAAAGAGCGATCACATTTTCCTGCATTAACCCCACTTTATCCTGATCGTCAGATTAAGCTAGAAACAGAGCCAGCTAAAATTTCTACTCGTATGATTGATATTGTCGCGCCGGTTGGATTTGGACAGCGTGGTTTAATTGTTGCGCCCCCAAAAGCTGGGAAAACGACATTATTAAAAGCAATCGCGAACGGTATTGCTGAAAACTATCCGGAGGCTGAACTAATTGTTTTACTAATCGACGAACGCCCAGAAGAAGTAACGGATATAGAACGCAGTGTAAAAGGTGAAGTTGTTTCATCGACCTTTGATCAACAACCTCAAAATCATGTACGTGTTGCTGAATTGGTTTTGGAAAGAGCCATGCGTTTAGTGGAAGATAAACAAGATGTTATTATCTTGATGGATAGTATTACTCGTTTAGCTCGTGCGTATAACCTGGTTATTCCTGCAAGTGGAAGAACCTTAAGTGGTGGTATCGATCCCGCAGCTCTCTATCGTCCTAAAAAGTTTTTTGGAGCAGCAAGAAACATCGAAGAAGGCGGTAGTTTAACCATTCTGGCAACAGCTTTAGTTGAAACAGGTAGTCGTATGGATGACATTATCTATGAAGAATTTAAAGGGACAGGGAATTCAGAACTACATTTATCAAGAGAGCTATCAGAACGTCGCATATTCCCAGCTATCGATGTTAAGAAATCAAGTACACGAAAAGAAGAGCTACTCTTAAACAAGATTCATCTGGATGAGATATGGAAACTTCGTCATGCAATGATAAGTGATTCGTTAGAACTAACCGATCAATTTATTAAAGCTTTGCGTAATTCTGGAAATAACCAACAGTTCTTCGAAAGTTTTTCAGAGAAAACCTTCAACCAACCAAAAAATAATCGCAATATACGTAGATAA